In Candidatus Methylomirabilota bacterium, one DNA window encodes the following:
- a CDS encoding AMP-binding protein, translating to MIVPLTLADFLERAEQVYGDRVAVVDEPSPPGGGLGRVTYAEFARMARSLATTLDALGVGEGERVAIISPNAGRFLVSLYGVSVFGRILVPVNFRLNADEIRYILEHSGSTVALIDPEMEEIVRPISVKHRFILGTDTDAALFGRRDAPPRFTTTDENATVSVNYTSGTTARPKGVQLTHRGCWLNAVTFGWHVGVSDRDVYLHTLPTFHCNGWGMPYAVTAMGVKQVVIRKIDGEDILARIEAEGVTLLNGAPAVVAAVLNAAQARRQRGQPVPGAGTVRMVVAGAPPPSKTIERVETELGWEFIQIYGLTETSPLLTINRAPEEWDALDASERARRLSRAGVPAVGVRMTVDKEGEILARSNHVYEGYWHQPEETAKAIVNGWFHTGDGGYEDGAYIVIADRKKDVIITGGENVSSIEVEDCLFQHPAVLEAAVIGVPDEKWGETIKALVVLRPGHAATERDLIDFCRSRMAHFKCPSSVELRDALSRTATGKLQKFKLREPYWAGRDRRVS from the coding sequence ATGATCGTCCCCCTCACCCTCGCCGACTTCCTCGAGCGCGCCGAGCAGGTGTACGGCGACCGCGTGGCGGTGGTCGACGAGCCGTCGCCGCCGGGCGGTGGCCTCGGCCGCGTCACCTACGCCGAGTTCGCCCGCATGGCGCGGAGCCTCGCCACGACCCTCGACGCGCTCGGTGTGGGGGAGGGGGAGCGAGTGGCCATCATCTCGCCGAACGCCGGCCGCTTCCTCGTGAGCCTCTACGGCGTGAGCGTGTTCGGGCGTATCCTCGTGCCCGTCAACTTCCGGCTCAATGCCGACGAGATCCGCTACATCCTCGAGCACTCCGGCTCGACGGTGGCCCTGATCGATCCCGAGATGGAAGAGATCGTTCGCCCCATCTCGGTGAAGCATCGCTTCATCCTCGGCACCGACACCGACGCCGCGCTCTTCGGCCGCCGCGACGCCCCGCCGCGCTTCACGACCACCGACGAGAACGCCACCGTGTCCGTCAACTACACCTCGGGCACCACCGCGCGCCCCAAGGGCGTGCAGCTCACGCACCGTGGCTGCTGGCTGAATGCGGTCACCTTCGGCTGGCACGTGGGGGTCAGCGACCGCGACGTCTACCTGCACACCCTGCCCACCTTCCACTGCAACGGCTGGGGCATGCCCTACGCGGTCACCGCCATGGGGGTGAAGCAGGTCGTCATCCGCAAGATCGATGGCGAGGACATCCTCGCGCGCATCGAGGCCGAGGGCGTGACGCTGCTCAACGGCGCGCCCGCGGTGGTCGCCGCCGTGCTCAACGCAGCCCAGGCCCGCCGGCAGCGGGGGCAACCCGTGCCGGGGGCCGGGACGGTGCGCATGGTCGTGGCGGGCGCACCGCCTCCGTCCAAGACCATCGAGCGCGTGGAGACCGAGCTCGGCTGGGAGTTCATCCAGATCTACGGGCTCACCGAGACCTCGCCGCTGCTCACCATCAATCGCGCGCCCGAGGAGTGGGACGCTCTGGACGCCTCCGAGCGCGCCCGGCGACTGTCGCGCGCGGGCGTACCTGCGGTGGGGGTGCGCATGACGGTGGACAAGGAGGGCGAGATCCTCGCCCGTTCCAACCACGTCTACGAGGGCTACTGGCATCAGCCGGAGGAGACCGCCAAGGCCATCGTGAACGGCTGGTTCCACACCGGCGACGGCGGCTATGAGGACGGCGCCTACATCGTCATCGCCGACCGCAAGAAAGACGTGATCATCACGGGCGGCGAGAACGTGTCGTCCATCGAGGTCGAGGACTGCCTCTTCCAGCATCCCGCGGTGCTGGAGGCGGCCGTCATCGGCGTCCCCGACGAGAAGTGGGGCGAGACCATCAAGGCTTTGGTGGTGCTGCGGCCCGGGCACGCCGCTACCGAGCGCGACCTGATCGACTTCTGCCGGAGCCGCATGGCGCACTTCAAGTGTCCGTCCTCGGTCGAGCTCCGCGACGCGCTCTCGCGCACCGCCACCGGAAAGCTCCAGAAGTTCAAGCTGCGCGAGCCGTACTGGGCTGGACGCGATCGACGCGTGAGCTGA
- a CDS encoding ABC transporter substrate-binding protein, with product MAPFPRRALLLRTLSLGVAALAVALAGVLPAAAQDKPRAGGELVFIVPAEPPSFDAHREETFAMLHPGAPHYSLLMRVDPTDKTGTKFIGDLAESWSSSADKRTWTFKIRRGVKFHDGSVLTSKDIKASYDHIIFPPQGVVSSRKEQYRPVEAVEAPNSDTVVFRLKWYEASFLATLASPWNWIYKADILATDPRWYEKNVMGTGPFVFGEYVRGSHWTGKKFADYWDKGKPYLDGFRAIFIPSASAQVAAIRGERAMIQFRGFTPADRDALVAALGPKITVQESPWNCSIQVAMNQQKKPFDDKRVRRALTLALDRYEGSKALSRIALVKEVAGIQVPGTPWATPPEELAKLAGYSHEINASRAEAKRLLREAGQENLTFTLTNRAVPQPYEPVGIWLIDQWRQIGVNVKQEVLETAQWLQNQKNGDFQVSTNAPCNSIVEPDMDLHWFLTTSPVNFSKHKDTVMDDLYTRQSRAQDPEERRKLLRAFEKRLYDEEVHYIHTFQWQRIVPHLAKVRGWTITPSHYINQQLDTVWLSE from the coding sequence ATGGCCCCATTCCCTCGGCGCGCTCTCCTGCTGCGCACCCTCTCCCTGGGCGTGGCCGCGCTCGCCGTCGCGCTGGCCGGCGTCCTCCCCGCCGCCGCGCAGGACAAGCCGCGCGCCGGCGGCGAGCTCGTCTTCATCGTGCCTGCGGAGCCCCCGAGCTTCGACGCCCATCGCGAGGAGACGTTCGCGATGCTGCATCCCGGCGCCCCCCACTACAGCCTCCTGATGCGGGTCGATCCCACCGACAAGACCGGGACCAAGTTCATCGGCGACCTCGCCGAGTCCTGGAGCTCGTCGGCCGACAAGCGGACGTGGACGTTCAAGATCCGCCGGGGCGTGAAGTTCCACGATGGCAGCGTGCTCACGTCGAAGGACATCAAGGCCTCGTACGACCACATCATCTTCCCGCCCCAGGGCGTGGTGTCGAGCCGCAAGGAGCAGTACCGGCCGGTGGAGGCGGTGGAGGCGCCGAACTCCGACACCGTGGTGTTCCGGCTCAAGTGGTACGAGGCCTCGTTCCTCGCCACGCTCGCCTCGCCGTGGAACTGGATCTACAAGGCCGACATCCTCGCCACGGACCCGCGCTGGTACGAGAAGAACGTCATGGGCACCGGGCCCTTCGTGTTCGGCGAGTACGTCCGGGGCTCGCACTGGACGGGGAAGAAGTTCGCGGACTACTGGGACAAGGGCAAGCCCTACCTCGACGGCTTCCGCGCCATCTTCATCCCCAGCGCCTCCGCGCAGGTGGCAGCGATCCGGGGCGAGCGCGCCATGATCCAGTTCCGCGGCTTCACCCCCGCGGACCGCGACGCTCTCGTGGCCGCGCTCGGTCCCAAGATCACCGTGCAGGAGAGTCCCTGGAACTGCTCGATCCAGGTGGCGATGAACCAGCAGAAGAAGCCCTTCGACGACAAGCGCGTCCGCCGGGCCCTCACCCTGGCCCTGGACCGCTACGAGGGGTCGAAGGCCCTGTCCCGGATCGCGCTCGTGAAGGAAGTCGCCGGCATCCAGGTGCCCGGCACGCCGTGGGCGACGCCGCCCGAGGAGCTGGCCAAGCTCGCCGGCTACAGCCATGAGATCAACGCCTCCCGCGCGGAGGCGAAGCGCCTCCTCAGGGAGGCAGGCCAGGAGAACCTCACCTTCACGCTCACGAACCGCGCCGTCCCCCAGCCGTATGAGCCGGTGGGGATCTGGCTCATCGACCAGTGGCGGCAGATCGGCGTCAATGTGAAGCAGGAGGTGCTCGAGACCGCGCAGTGGCTGCAGAACCAGAAGAACGGCGACTTCCAGGTGTCCACCAACGCCCCCTGCAACTCCATCGTCGAGCCGGACATGGATCTGCACTGGTTCCTCACCACGTCGCCGGTGAACTTCAGCAAGCACAAGGACACCGTGATGGACGACCTCTATACGCGGCAGTCGCGGGCGCAGGATCCGGAGGAGCGGCGGAAGCTCCTGCGGGCATTCGAGAAGCGGCTGTACGACGAGGAGGTCCACTACATCCACACCTTCCAGTGGCAGCGCATCGTGCCGCATCTCGCCAAGGTGCGGGGGTGGACCATCACGCCCAGCCACTACATCAACCAGCAGCTCGACACCGTCTGGCTGTCCGAATAG
- a CDS encoding universal stress protein → MLDAVKRSRADVLVLGARGPGGRAARALLGSVADGAVKRASVSVVIVK, encoded by the coding sequence CTGCTCGACGCCGTGAAGAGGTCGCGCGCCGACGTTTTGGTGCTCGGCGCCAGGGGCCCGGGCGGCCGGGCCGCGCGGGCGCTCCTGGGCAGCGTGGCCGACGGCGCGGTCAAGCGGGCCTCCGTCTCGGTGGTGATCGTCAAGTAG
- a CDS encoding CBS domain-containing protein produces MLVRDVMSRKLTTIAPTGTCFEAVQRMHMGRIHHLPVVAAADRLVGILTDRDLRHHLFSPAVFPVLGMTPVDTLLGAMRVSDVMVTDVMTVRPDQSLGEAAQLMMTRRVGSLPVIEEGRLVGIITETDMLRTIVRGDVGAACADIIVALPWGRGPVPDALEGRWR; encoded by the coding sequence ATGCTGGTCCGCGATGTCATGAGCAGGAAGCTGACGACGATCGCGCCTACGGGAACCTGTTTCGAGGCGGTGCAGCGTATGCACATGGGCCGGATCCACCATCTTCCGGTGGTCGCCGCAGCCGATCGGCTCGTCGGCATCCTGACCGACCGCGATCTGCGCCACCACCTCTTCTCGCCCGCGGTATTCCCGGTGCTCGGCATGACACCCGTCGACACGCTGCTCGGGGCGATGCGCGTGTCCGACGTCATGGTCACCGACGTGATGACCGTGCGGCCGGACCAGTCACTCGGCGAGGCGGCACAGCTCATGATGACGAGGCGTGTCGGATCGCTCCCGGTGATCGAGGAGGGGCGACTCGTCGGTATAATCACCGAGACAGATATGCTCCGCACGATCGTTCGAGGCGACGTGGGGGCGGCGTGCGCGGACATCATCGTCGCCCTTCCGTGGGGGAGGGGGCCAGTGCCGGATGCGCTAGAGGGCCGGTGGCGATGA
- a CDS encoding Crp/Fnr family transcriptional regulator translates to MSPKDLFTFLTQNPAFAGLPPREIESLARLALEEPHRARDYVFMEGDQARWFYLVKTGHIKIVRHSKSGKDVVLELLGPGEIFGGVAVIEKRPYPAAAQAIEPAVVIKIAAEPMIALADRHPSFIREMARLIGRRLRAAHDSVTSLAVDPVEARLAAALLRLAAREGTRGKDGVTLPIHLTRQSLADMTGTTVETTIRIIGRWLKEGLLEDVGGHLVLGDLDALRARAEGQAR, encoded by the coding sequence ATGTCCCCGAAGGATCTGTTCACGTTCCTGACCCAGAATCCCGCCTTCGCCGGACTTCCCCCGCGCGAGATCGAGTCGCTGGCCCGGCTCGCCCTGGAGGAACCGCATCGCGCGCGCGACTACGTCTTCATGGAGGGAGATCAGGCCCGCTGGTTCTACCTGGTCAAGACCGGGCACATCAAGATCGTGCGGCACTCGAAGAGTGGCAAGGACGTGGTGCTCGAGCTGCTCGGGCCGGGAGAGATCTTCGGCGGCGTCGCGGTGATCGAGAAACGGCCGTATCCAGCGGCGGCGCAGGCGATCGAACCGGCAGTCGTGATCAAGATCGCGGCCGAGCCCATGATCGCCCTCGCCGACCGGCACCCGAGCTTCATTCGCGAGATGGCGCGCTTGATCGGACGCCGGCTGCGCGCCGCGCACGATTCCGTGACGTCGCTCGCCGTCGATCCGGTGGAAGCGCGTCTGGCCGCGGCCCTCCTCCGTCTGGCCGCCCGCGAGGGGACCCGGGGCAAGGACGGAGTCACGCTGCCCATTCACCTCACGCGACAGAGCCTGGCCGACATGACCGGCACCACCGTGGAGACGACCATCCGCATCATCGGCCGCTGGCTCAAGGAGGGTCTACTGGAAGACGTGGGCGGCCATCTCGTGCTGGGGGATCTCGACGCCCTGCGCGCCCGGGCGGAGGGGCAAGCGCGCTAG
- a CDS encoding response regulator gives MIISDLRLADGEGLDIVRAARAGPRPLPVIVVTGYASEERRRAALAAGATAFFAKPFLAAALLASVRTHLGRSVPED, from the coding sequence CTGATCATCTCGGATCTGCGCCTTGCGGACGGCGAGGGGCTGGACATCGTTCGCGCGGCCCGCGCGGGGCCGCGCCCCTTGCCGGTCATCGTCGTGACGGGCTACGCTTCCGAGGAGCGGCGGCGGGCCGCGCTGGCGGCGGGAGCGACGGCCTTCTTCGCCAAGCCCTTCCTCGCCGCCGCGCTGCTTGCCTCCGTGCGCACCCACCTGGGACGCTCAGTCCCAGAAGACTGA
- a CDS encoding CBS domain-containing protein, whose product MIVRDLMTSAVITALPSMPIFEARNLMLKERIRHLPVTTLDGRLVGIVTDRDIRLNLPSQATSLSVWEINHLLAKLTVGDVMTETVISVGPTRPARDAAQLMVDRRIGALPVEDAGRLVGIVTETDLLRAFIKMEAPVGTAGRP is encoded by the coding sequence ATGATCGTCCGAGATCTGATGACGAGCGCGGTGATCACCGCGCTGCCGTCGATGCCCATCTTCGAAGCCCGCAATCTGATGCTGAAGGAGCGGATCCGTCACCTGCCGGTCACCACGCTCGACGGCCGCCTGGTCGGAATCGTCACCGACCGTGACATCCGCCTGAACCTGCCGTCGCAGGCCACCAGCCTGTCGGTATGGGAGATCAATCACCTCCTGGCCAAGCTCACCGTCGGCGACGTCATGACCGAGACCGTGATCTCGGTGGGTCCCACGCGGCCGGCGCGGGACGCCGCCCAGCTGATGGTGGACCGCCGGATCGGCGCGCTGCCGGTGGAGGATGCCGGTCGCCTGGTGGGGATCGTCACCGAGACGGACCTCCTGCGCGCATTCATCAAGATGGAAGCTCCCGTCGGGACGGCGGGGCGCCCCTGA
- a CDS encoding universal stress protein, which produces MFADLEASARAQCKKQLEKLVAKARRAGARARGLLLEGLPHESINQVARRKRADLLVMGTHGRTGFARFFLGSVASRVLATAPCPVMTVRGG; this is translated from the coding sequence GTGTTCGCGGATCTGGAGGCGTCCGCGCGCGCCCAGTGCAAGAAGCAGCTCGAGAAGCTGGTTGCGAAGGCGCGGCGCGCCGGGGCGCGTGCCCGGGGACTCCTGCTCGAGGGGCTGCCGCATGAATCTATCAACCAGGTGGCCCGGCGCAAGCGTGCCGATCTCCTGGTGATGGGCACGCACGGCCGCACCGGCTTCGCCCGGTTCTTCCTGGGCAGCGTGGCGAGCCGGGTGCTCGCCACCGCGCCGTGCCCGGTGATGACCGTACGAGGGGGCTGA